From the genome of Proteus vulgaris, one region includes:
- the rsxD gene encoding electron transport complex subunit RsxD, which produces MKFRPIQNNNSKLKIASSPFTHNQQSTSQVMLWVTLAALPGIISQIYFFGLGTIYQIILAIIVALVAETVCVKLKKEDPLLYLKDNSALLTGVLLAISIPPLAPWWIIVLGTFVAVVIAKHIYGGLGQNPFNPAMVGYVVLLISFPVQMTSWMPPVELQAVSYNVMDSLSIFFTGHTSSGLTLEDLRRSVDGITQATPLDSFKTGLLTHSIDEVLATPILQGEFAGIGWQWVNVAYLVGGLVLLYKRIISWHIPVAMISMLALCSVISWGIDPTRYSQPLLQIFSGATMLGAFFIATDPVSASTTPKGRLIYAGMIGLLVWVIRVYGGYPDAVAFSVLLANIAVPLIDSYTRPRVYGH; this is translated from the coding sequence ATGAAATTTAGACCGATACAAAATAACAACAGTAAATTAAAAATTGCGAGTTCCCCTTTTACGCATAATCAACAATCCACCAGCCAAGTTATGCTATGGGTTACATTAGCAGCATTACCGGGGATCATCAGTCAGATCTATTTTTTTGGTTTAGGCACTATTTACCAAATTATATTAGCCATCATCGTTGCGCTTGTGGCTGAAACTGTATGCGTAAAACTCAAAAAAGAAGATCCATTACTTTACCTTAAAGATAATTCCGCACTGCTTACTGGTGTATTGCTCGCAATTAGCATTCCGCCTTTGGCACCATGGTGGATCATTGTTTTAGGTACCTTTGTTGCTGTCGTTATCGCAAAACATATTTATGGCGGTTTAGGGCAAAATCCATTTAACCCCGCAATGGTAGGTTATGTAGTTTTACTTATCTCATTCCCAGTACAAATGACATCGTGGATGCCTCCTGTTGAATTACAAGCAGTCTCTTACAATGTCATGGACAGTTTAAGTATTTTCTTTACAGGTCATACATCATCAGGCTTAACACTTGAAGATTTAAGACGCTCTGTTGATGGCATTACACAAGCTACACCTCTTGATAGTTTTAAAACTGGATTATTAACTCATTCTATTGATGAAGTGTTAGCGACACCTATTTTACAAGGTGAGTTTGCCGGCATTGGATGGCAGTGGGTGAATGTAGCTTATTTAGTAGGTGGATTAGTTCTGCTCTATAAACGCATTATTAGCTGGCATATCCCTGTTGCGATGATCTCAATGTTAGCCTTATGTTCGGTTATTAGTTGGGGGATCGATCCTACTCGTTACTCGCAACCCCTATTACAAATCTTCTCAGGGGCAACAATGTTAGGGGCTTTCTTCATAGCGACTGATCCTGTAAGTGCCTCTACAACCCCTAAAGGTCGTTTAATTTATGCGGGAATGATTGGTTTATTAGTTTGGGTTATCCGTGTTTATGGTGGATATCCAGACGCTGTTGCCTTTTCAGTATTACTTGCCAATATCGCTGTACCTTTAATCGATAGCTATACACGCCCTCGTGTTTATGGGCATTAA
- the rsxG gene encoding electron transport complex subunit RsxG, which yields MIDILKRHGLTLAVFAACTTGLTAVVYHLTADTIAEQVAIEKQKLLDQVIPQAMYDNELSKDCYLLTAPELGNSKPHKLYVARLEGKPVAAALESTAPDGYSGAIELLVGADFKGNVLGVRVTAHNETPGLGDKIETRISDWITTLSHKFISSENDPHWAVKKDGGDFDQFTGATITPRAVVNSSKRTAWLIQSLPEKLETLSVCEAN from the coding sequence ATGATCGATATCTTAAAACGTCATGGGCTAACATTAGCTGTCTTTGCGGCTTGTACAACAGGTTTAACCGCTGTGGTGTACCACTTAACCGCAGATACCATTGCAGAGCAAGTGGCTATAGAAAAACAAAAATTATTGGATCAGGTGATCCCTCAAGCAATGTATGACAATGAACTTTCTAAAGATTGTTATCTACTTACGGCACCGGAATTGGGAAATTCAAAACCTCATAAACTTTATGTCGCACGTTTAGAAGGTAAACCCGTTGCAGCGGCCTTAGAATCTACCGCGCCAGATGGCTATTCAGGTGCAATTGAACTTCTTGTTGGCGCTGACTTTAAAGGCAACGTTCTAGGTGTTCGTGTAACCGCACATAACGAAACTCCTGGTCTGGGTGATAAAATTGAGACACGCATTTCCGATTGGATCACAACACTGAGCCATAAATTCATTTCCAGTGAAAACGATCCACATTGGGCGGTAAAAAAAGATGGTGGCGATTTTGATCAATTTACAGGTGCGACGATCACCCCCCGCGCTGTCGTTAACTCATCAAAACGCACAGCATGGCTAATACAATCATTACCAGAGAAATTAGAAACTCTCTCTGTCTGTGAGGCGAATTAA
- a CDS encoding electron transport complex subunit E, whose product MNSIKTLFAQGLWTNNSALVQLLGLCPLLAVSSTATNALGLGLATTLVLFCTNVAVSSLRRWVPSEIRIPIYVMIIASVVSAVQLLINAYAYGLYQSLGIFIPLIVTNCIVIGRAEAFAAKNEVFPSAIDGLAMGLGATAALFVLGAIREVLGNGTLFDGADLLLGEWAQVLRIEIVHLDSPFLLAILPPGAFIGLGFMLAGKYLIDERQKKRSASIMKTYEKEQGCGSHIVKN is encoded by the coding sequence ATGAACTCCATTAAAACGCTCTTTGCTCAAGGGTTATGGACAAACAACTCAGCTCTAGTGCAATTACTTGGTCTATGCCCTTTACTGGCGGTTTCCTCTACAGCAACTAACGCGCTAGGCTTAGGACTTGCGACAACATTAGTGCTATTTTGCACCAATGTGGCAGTTTCAAGTTTACGTCGTTGGGTTCCTTCTGAAATTCGTATCCCAATTTATGTTATGATAATCGCGTCTGTCGTCAGTGCTGTGCAATTACTGATCAACGCATACGCCTATGGTTTATACCAATCGTTGGGGATCTTTATTCCATTAATAGTCACCAACTGTATTGTTATTGGCCGTGCTGAAGCCTTCGCTGCTAAAAATGAAGTCTTTCCTTCTGCCATTGATGGTTTAGCAATGGGATTAGGGGCAACAGCCGCACTCTTTGTGTTAGGCGCGATCCGTGAAGTTTTAGGTAACGGAACATTATTTGACGGTGCAGATTTACTGTTAGGTGAATGGGCTCAAGTATTAAGAATCGAAATAGTTCATTTAGATTCCCCCTTCTTACTTGCCATTTTACCGCCAGGTGCTTTTATCGGTTTAGGCTTTATGTTAGCGGGAAAATACCTTATCGATGAAAGACAGAAAAAGCGCAGCGCTTCGATAATGAAAACTTATGAAAAAGAACAAGGCTGTGGTAGTCATATCGTTAAAAATTAA
- the rsxC gene encoding electron transport complex subunit RsxC, translating into MFNLFSLFKKDKIWDFKGGIHPPEMKLQSSRTPMRIAQLPDEVIVPIHQHLGVPGQLCVSEGEHVLKGQPLTKGVGRTLPVHASISGTVTAIEPFPSAHPSGLPEIAVRIQSDGKDEWREQFPLTDYQSQSKETLLARIHEAGIAGLGGAGFPTASKLKGGGDLVNTLIVNAAECEPYITADDRLMQEHADEVIAGCQVLIHLLCPDEVLIGIEDNKPEAIEALKLALNAVPDEKRIFIRVIPTKYPSGGAKQLTKILTGKEVPSGGRSSDIGVLMQNVGTVVAIKRAIIDDEPLIERVVTITGNGAKTPGNFWARLGTPIYSLLKQAGFVAGSEQMVIMGGPLMGFTLPDLNAPVVKITNCLLIPSVEEMDTDNLEEACIRCGHCVDACPSGLLPQQLYWFSKGKEHEKAQQHNLFDCIECGACAFVCPSNIPLVQYYRQEKAEIREIDAEAKRAAEAKARFEAKKLRMEREKLEREARHQRAAVKLDDNEHNEVQSALSRVKEKQSIGKIISVKAGEEPDNAAAIAARRKRKEEVRAKQAAKLAQQKALEASNDNTVSDNEDADPRKAAVAAALARVKAKKAQQASQATPTVEAPVENAEAEDVDPRKAAVAAALARVKAKKAQQASQATPTVEAPVEKAEAEDVDPRKAAVAAAIARAKAKKAQQASQATPTVEAPVEKAEAEDVDPRKAAVAAALARVKAKKAQQASQATPAVEAPVEKAEAEDVDPRKAAVVAALARVKAKKAQQASQATPTVEASVEKAEAEAEDVDPRKAAVAAALARVKAKKAQQASQATPAVEAPVEKAEAEDVDPRKAAVAAAIARVKAKKAQQASQTTPAAEAPVEKAEAEDVDPRKAAVAAAIARVKAKKEAEQRRAKEEVTLD; encoded by the coding sequence ATGTTTAATCTCTTTTCGTTATTTAAAAAAGATAAAATCTGGGATTTTAAAGGCGGTATTCATCCTCCTGAAATGAAATTACAGTCAAGTCGCACACCAATGCGTATAGCACAATTGCCTGATGAAGTAATTGTCCCTATTCATCAACACTTAGGCGTACCTGGTCAACTTTGTGTTAGCGAGGGTGAACATGTTTTAAAAGGCCAACCTTTGACTAAAGGTGTTGGCAGAACACTCCCTGTTCATGCGTCTATTTCTGGTACTGTCACTGCTATAGAGCCTTTTCCAAGTGCTCACCCTTCGGGATTACCTGAAATTGCCGTAAGAATTCAATCTGACGGTAAAGATGAATGGCGTGAACAGTTCCCGCTCACTGATTACCAATCGCAAAGCAAAGAGACTTTACTCGCTCGTATCCATGAAGCGGGTATTGCTGGATTAGGAGGCGCCGGATTCCCGACTGCTTCAAAATTAAAAGGCGGTGGTGATTTAGTTAACACACTGATTGTCAATGCAGCAGAATGTGAACCTTATATCACAGCGGATGATCGCTTAATGCAAGAGCATGCTGATGAAGTGATTGCTGGTTGTCAGGTATTAATTCACCTTCTCTGTCCTGATGAAGTGTTAATTGGTATTGAAGATAACAAACCTGAAGCTATTGAAGCATTGAAATTGGCATTAAATGCCGTCCCTGATGAGAAACGAATTTTTATTCGTGTCATTCCCACAAAATATCCCTCTGGCGGTGCTAAACAACTGACCAAGATCTTAACAGGTAAAGAAGTGCCATCAGGTGGTCGTTCATCTGATATTGGTGTTTTGATGCAAAACGTGGGTACTGTTGTTGCTATCAAGCGTGCCATTATTGATGATGAGCCTTTAATTGAACGTGTTGTCACGATCACTGGTAATGGTGCCAAAACACCGGGTAACTTCTGGGCACGTTTGGGTACCCCTATTTATTCATTGCTAAAACAAGCGGGATTTGTTGCAGGCTCTGAACAAATGGTGATTATGGGTGGGCCATTAATGGGCTTTACCTTACCTGACTTAAATGCCCCTGTTGTTAAGATAACCAACTGCCTACTTATCCCTTCAGTTGAAGAAATGGATACAGATAATCTTGAAGAGGCGTGTATCCGTTGTGGTCATTGTGTTGATGCTTGCCCTAGTGGTTTATTACCTCAACAACTTTACTGGTTTAGTAAAGGTAAAGAGCATGAGAAAGCACAACAGCATAATTTATTTGATTGTATTGAATGTGGTGCTTGTGCGTTTGTTTGCCCAAGTAATATTCCGTTAGTTCAATACTATCGCCAAGAAAAGGCTGAAATACGTGAAATTGATGCAGAAGCAAAACGAGCAGCTGAAGCTAAAGCGCGTTTTGAAGCCAAAAAATTACGCATGGAGCGTGAAAAACTTGAGCGTGAAGCAAGGCATCAACGTGCGGCGGTTAAACTTGATGATAATGAACATAATGAAGTTCAATCTGCGCTCTCTCGTGTAAAAGAAAAACAGAGTATCGGTAAAATTATTTCTGTGAAAGCAGGTGAAGAGCCAGATAACGCAGCTGCTATCGCCGCACGTAGAAAGCGTAAAGAAGAAGTCAGAGCAAAACAAGCAGCCAAATTAGCACAGCAAAAAGCATTAGAAGCCTCAAATGATAATACAGTAAGTGACAACGAAGATGCTGATCCACGCAAAGCAGCTGTTGCGGCCGCATTGGCTCGTGTGAAAGCGAAAAAAGCACAACAAGCTTCTCAAGCAACGCCAACCGTTGAAGCTCCTGTTGAAAACGCAGAAGCCGAAGATGTCGATCCACGCAAAGCAGCTGTTGCTGCCGCACTGGCTCGTGTGAAAGCCAAAAAAGCACAACAAGCTTCTCAAGCAACGCCAACCGTTGAAGCTCCTGTTGAAAAAGCAGAAGCCGAAGATGTCGATCCACGCAAAGCTGCCGTTGCGGCCGCTATTGCCAGAGCGAAAGCGAAAAAAGCACAGCAAGCTTCTCAAGCAACGCCAACCGTTGAAGCTCCTGTTGAAAAAGCAGAAGCCGAAGATGTCGATCCACGCAAAGCAGCTGTTGCGGCCGCATTGGCTCGTGTGAAAGCGAAAAAAGCACAGCAAGCTTCTCAAGCAACACCAGCCGTTGAAGCTCCTGTTGAAAAAGCAGAAGCCGAAGATGTCGATCCACGCAAAGCAGCTGTTGTGGCCGCACTGGCTCGTGTGAAAGCGAAAAAAGCACAACAAGCTTCTCAAGCAACGCCAACCGTTGAAGCTTCTGTTGAAAAAGCAGAAGCAGAAGCCGAAGATGTCGATCCACGCAAAGCTGCCGTTGCGGCCGCATTGGCTCGTGTGAAAGCGAAAAAAGCACAGCAAGCTTCTCAAGCAACACCAGCCGTTGAAGCTCCTGTTGAAAAAGCAGAAGCCGAAGATGTCGATCCACGCAAAGCTGCCGTTGCGGCCGCTATTGCCAGAGTGAAAGCGAAAAAAGCACAGCAAGCTTCTCAAACAACACCAGCCGCTGAAGCTCCTGTTGAAAAAGCAGAAGCCGAAGATGTCGATCCGCGCAAAGCAGCCGTTGCGGCCGCTATTGCCAGAGTAAAAGCGAAAAAAGAAGCCGAACAACGTCGAGCTAAAGAAGAAGTTACCTTGGATTAA